From a region of the Gossypium raimondii isolate GPD5lz chromosome 10, ASM2569854v1, whole genome shotgun sequence genome:
- the LOC105778699 gene encoding flavanone 3-dioxygenase 2, translating into MALSPESMPEKPFDFRAPPPSPIASGRRSCVTNEDVLSEFLEHSLRVPDLVLPDKVFPRQNFIENPPKIDFQLLSSMESDSLSKILDSIARIGCFQLVNYGIEGECIRSALAAAAGIFQLPPEKRRAVTRSPPEKLYGFEEAHGEKEEEGEGKVSEEFVWCRGAGLKLEMEAIWPVGYSNFSEKMESLLCDIEKVAEKILMAIRQNLPPKTDYENDMKQGQGGIGSGCFVYKHSRNMSAEKCSGSLRYDVIRMLIRGFDYSHALCLHVCDGSSEFHVYSKKGWVSFCPDKDALVITVGDQTQALSGGQFKHVIGRPIYKGEEEDCISMAFLYSPPSTTNTTKVDPQKGKNTISLSQQAIAAIVLTLVYHILVFVYNKF; encoded by the exons ATGGCATTGTCACCTGAATCCATGCCTGAAAAGCCCTTCGATTTCCGTGCACCGCCGCCATCTCCGATCGCTAGTGGCCGCAGGTCCTGCGTCACCAATGAGGATGTTCTCTCTGAATTCCTTGAACATTCTCTACGTGTCCCTGATTTGGTTTTGCCTGACAAGGTGTTCCCTAGGCAGAACTTCATTGAAAACCCACCCAAGATTGATTTCCAGCTGTTGAGTTCCATGGAAAGCGACTCTCTTTCCAAGATTTTGGATTCCATAGCAAGAATCGGGTGCTTTCAGTTGGTGAATTATGGAATTGAGGGAGAATGTATACGGTCAGCCCTGGCAGCTGCTGCTGGCATTTTTCAGCTACCACCGGAGAAACGAAGGGCAGTGACAAGGTCACCACCAGAGAAGTTATACGGCTTCGAGGAAGCTCAtggggaaaaagaagaagaaggtgaaGGCAAAGTGAGTGAAGAGTTTGTGTGGTGTAGAGGTGCAGGCTTGAAGTTGGAAATGGAGGCGATTTGGCCTGTTGGCTACTCCAATTTCAG CGAGAAGATGGAGAGTCTACTGTGTGACATTGAGAAAGTGGCTGAGAAAATTCTGATGGCCATCAGGCAAAATTTGCCACCAAAAACAGACTATGAAAATGATATGAAGCAAGGGCAAGGTGGCATTGGGTCTGGATGTTTTGTGTACAAGCATAGCCGGAATATGTCAGCTGAGAAATGCAGTGGATCTCTAAGGTATGATGTGATCAGAATGCTAATAAGAGGGTTTGATTATTCACATGCCTTGTGTTTGCATGTGTGTGATGGATCTTCTGAGTTTCATGTGTATTCAAAGAAAGGTTGGGTATCTTTCTGCCCTGATAAAGATGCCTTGGTCATAACAGTTGGGGATCAAACTCAG GCATTAAGTGGTGGACAATTCAAGCATGTAATTGGGAGGCCCATCTATAAAGGAGAGGAAGAAGACTGCATTTCAATGGCATTCCTTTACTCTCCTCCAAGCACCACCAACACCACCAAGGTTGATCCACAAAAGGGGAAGAACACTATTTCACTCAGCCAACAGGCTATTGCTGCAATCGTTTTGACACTTGTTTACCATATTTTAGTCTTTGTTTACAACAAATTCTAA
- the LOC105776789 gene encoding protein SAWADEE HOMEODOMAIN HOMOLOG 1: MVDNDSWDSLSEFTLAEILEMENKYKAIGDETLNEEFCNNLATRFSCSSNRLGKSTITWQQVQLFFQEKQMEVQTQQESSAMALKLFVDLSGEDSSKPLEVMQKRKGTVEDLKELSFEARSAKDYAWYDVETFLNYRVLCNGELEVRVRFAGFDKAEDEWVNVETAVRERSIPLEPSECGMVNIGDLVLCYLDREYYQLYCDAHVVDIQRQTHDDKGCTCVFVVCYDHDYSEENVSLERICRRPIT, from the exons ATGGTGGACAACGATTCATGGGATTCCCTTTCTGAATTCACCTTAGCTGAG ATTCTGGAAATGGAGAACAAGTACAAGGCAATAGGAGATGAAACGCTTAATGAGGAATTCTGCAACAATCTAGCTACCAGATTCAG TTGCTCTTCAAACCGTCTTGGAAAATCTACTATAACATGGCAGCAg GTCCAACTTTTTTTCCAAGAAAAACAAATGGAGGTACAAACTCAGCAAGAGTCATCAGCAATGGCCTTAAAGCTATTTGTTGATCTTTCTGGTGAAGATTCAAGCAAACCGCTAGAGGTCATGCAAAAGCGAAAAG GTACAGTTGAAGACCTTAAGGAGTTGTCATTTGAAGCCAGATCAGCAAAAGATTATGCATG GTACGATGTTGAAACATTTCTCAACTATAGGGTCCTTTGTAATGGTGAACTT GAAGTACGTGTACGGTTTGCTGGGTTTGATAAAGCAGAGGATGAGTGGGTGAATGTAGAAACTGCGGTGCGTGAACGATCTATTCCTTTAGAACCTTCAGAATGTGGTATGGTTAATATTGGGGACCTTGTGCTGTGCTACCTG GATAGAGAGTATTATCAACTCTACTGTGATGCGCATGTTGTGGATATTCAAAGGCAGACACATGATGATAAAGGATGTACATGCGTATTCGTGGTCTGCTATGACCATGACTACTCTGAG GAAAATGTTTCGCTGGAGAGGATATGTCGCAGACCTATTACTTAA
- the LOC105776788 gene encoding casein kinase 1-like protein HD16, giving the protein MPVLRNGARRGRAAAPKRQQQQQQQNPIEEGEAIATRTRRRRRAAEAAAAAAVDVPVTNNNNGDSENKNKNKKQRALGVNEKLAVGAAGEAATGKEDNNNNHNRVLVERERVEGEEVGEKPMDGCGSGGRRSNDKGNAGEDEGSTAPLPEKVQFGGSAVYRIEKKLGKGGFGQVCVGRRISAVSTNDKNGSGALEVALKFEHRSSKGCNYGPPHEWQVYNTLGGSHGIPRVHYKGRQGDYYVMVMDMLGPSLWDVWNNNNHTMSVEMVACIAIEAISILEKVHSKGYVHGDVKPENFLLGPVGTPDEKKLFLVDLGLATRWRDSSTGSHIEYDQRPDVFRGTVRYASVHAHLGRTCSRRDDLESLAYTLVFLLRGRLPWQGYQGENKGFLVCKKKMSTSPEALCCFCPLPFKQFVEYVVNLKFAEEPNYAKYISLFDGIVGPNPDIRPINTEGALKLIYQVGQKRGRLSTDEEEDEQPKKKVRMGMPAMQWISVYNAHRPMKQRYHYNVSDGRLAQHVEKGNEDGLFISSVASCQNLWAVIMDAGTGFSAQVHQLSPYFLYKEWIMEQWEKNYYISAIAGATDGGSLVVMSKGTSYLQQSYKVSESFPFKWINKKWREGFYVTSMATSGSRWAVVMSRGAGFSDQVVELDFLYPSEGIHRRWDCGYRITATAATWDQAAFILSLPRRRPVDETQETLRTSAFPSTHVKEKWEKNLYLASICYGRTVS; this is encoded by the exons ATGCCGGTACTGCGTAACGGAGCACGCAGGGGCCGGGCAGCAGCACCGAAGCGACAACAGCAGCAGCAACAGCAAAATCCGATCGAGGAGGGGGAAGCGATTGCAACACGGACTAGGCGGCGGCGGAGGGCGGCAGAAGCGGCGGCCGCAGCAGCAGTTGATGTGCCTGTGACTAACAATAACAACGGCGACAGCGagaataagaataagaataagaaaCAGCGGGCGCTGGGGGTCAATGAGAAGTTAGCCGTCGGGGCGGCTGGGGAAGCGGCAACTGGGAAGGAGGACaacaataataatcataataggGTTTTAGTGGAACGGGAGAGAGTAGAAGGAGAGGAAGTTGGGGAGAAGCCGATGGACGGGTGTGGTAGCGGAGGAAGGCGGAGCAATGATAAGGGTAATGCTGGTGAGGATGAAGGCAGCACCGCACCGCTTCCTGAAAAG GTTCAGTTTGGTGGTTCTGCAGTGTATAGAATTGAAAAGAAGTTGGGCAAGGGTGGCTTTGGACAGGTCTGTGTAGGTCGACGTATTTCTGCTGTAAgtacaaatgataaaaatggcTCTGGGGCTCTAGAG GTTGCCTTGAAATTTGAGCATAGAAGTAGCAAAGGCTGTAACTATGGACCGCCGCATGAGTGGCAAGTTTACAA CACTCTTGGTGGCAGTCATGGTATACCCCGAGTGCACTATAAGGGTCGTCAAGGTGACTATTATGTCATG GTTATGGATATGCTGGGTCCTAGTCTGTGGGATGTTTGGAATAATAACAATCATAC AATGTCTGTTGAAATGGTTGCTTGCATTGCTATTGAAGCAATATCCATATTGGAGAAGGTGCACTCTAAAGG CTATGTGCATGGAGATGTGAAGCCTGAGAATTTTCTTCTAGGTCCTGTGGGAACTCctgatgaaaaaaaattatttcttgttGATCTTGGATTAG CAACTAGGTGGCGAGATAGTTCAACAGGTTCACATATTGAATATGACCAAAGGCCAGATGTTTTTAG AGGAACAGTCCGTTATGCCAGTGTGCATGCTCATTTAGGGAGAACTTGTAGCCGGAGGGATGATCTAGAATCTCTTGCGTATACACTTGTTTTCCTTCTTAGAGGCCGTTTGCCTTGGCAAGGATATCAG GGAGAGAATAAAGGGTTCCTCGTTTGTAAGAAGAAGATGTCAACATCTCCAGAGGCCTTGTGTTGCTTCTGTCCGTTGCCTTTCAAGCAGTTTGTTGAATATGTAGTCAACTTGAAGTTTGCTGAAGAACCTAATTACGCAAAATACATTTCTCTGTTTGATGGGATTGTTGGTCCAAATCCTGATATTCGTCCAATTAACACAGAAGGTGCACTGAAG CTTATTTATCAAGTTGGTCAAAAGAGAGGCCGGTTGTCTACGGATGAGGAGGAAGATGAacaaccaaagaaaaaggttcGTATGGGCATGCCAGCAATGCAATGGATTAGTGTTTACAATGCTCATAGACCTATGAAGCAAAG GTATCACTATAATGTCTCAGATGGAAGGCTTGCGCAGCACGTCGAAAAAGGAAATGAGGATGGCTTATTTATTAGCAGTGTAGCTTCCTGCCAGAACCTATGGGCCGTTATAATGGATGCTGGCACTGGATTCTCTGCACAAGTCCATCAACTCTCGCCCTATTTTCTTTATAAG GAATGGATAATGGAGCAGTGGGAGAAGAACTATTATATCAGTGCAATTGCAGGGGCTACAGATGGAGGCTCCTTAGTAGTAATGTCAAAGG GTACATCGTATTTGCAGCAGTCGTACAAAGTGAGCGAATCTTTTCCTTTTAAGTGGATTAACAAAAAATGGAGAGAGGGTTTTTATGTCACCTCAATGGCCACTTCTGGTAGCAGATGGGCAGTTGTTATGTCTCGTGGTGCTGGATTTTCCGACCAG GTGGTTGAACTTGACTTCCTTTATCCTAGCGAAGGCATCCACCGTCGGTGGGATTGTGGGTATCGTATAACTGCTACTGCAGCAACGTGGGACCAGGCTGCTTTTATTCTTAGTTTGCCAAGGAGGAGGCCAGTAGATGAAACACAGGAAACTCTCAGAACATCTGCATTTCCAAGCACTCATGTCAAG GAGAAGTGGGAAAAAAATCTTTACCTAGCTTCCATTTGTTATGGACGAACAGTTTCATAA
- the LOC105775168 gene encoding uncharacterized protein LOC105775168 → MQSTKKVLQQLDCTPRENLICDVSLLQGEAYLWWKSVVRHLPDDQVTWDLFQKEFQKKYIGEMYIEEKKQEFLVLKQGNMSILDYEQEFSRLSRYASEYVPTEADSCKRFLRGLRDKINIQLVNLRITELVDQVEQAKLIEQVLGLDKKSEMGKSAGKRMRITSSNPLLKRSRESRSGLRSSFRSDRGDRSRGKQITVSIGSVKASPRESENPECDYCGKRHFDCSKTQSSTPATSQRSVSTARGRGMRRGGSVLRRGRAGRGSDLAT, encoded by the exons ATGCAATCAACAAAAAAAGTTTTGCAACAATTAGATTGCACTCCCCGAGAGAATCTGATATGTGATGTATCACTGTTACAAGGAGAAGCGTATCTCTGGTGGAAATCTGTGGTTAGACATTTGCCAGATGATCAGGTAACCTGGGACttgtttcaaaaagaatttcAGAAGAAGTATATTGGGGAAATGtatattgaagagaaaaagcAAGAgtttttagtgttgaaacagGGTAATATGTCAATACTGGATTATGAGCAAGAGTTTTCTAGACTGAGCAGGTATGCTTCAGAATATGTTCCAACTGAGGCTGATAGTTGTAAACGATTTCTACGGGGACTGcgagataaaattaatattcaattagTAAATCTCAGAATTACTGAACTTGTTGATCAGGTTGAGCAAGCAAAACTGATAGAACAAGTATTGGGCCTAGATAAAAAGTCAGAAATGGGTAAATCAGCTGGGAAACGTATGAGAATTACCAGTTCTAATCCATTACTGAAGAGATCTAGAGAATCAAGAAGTGGTTTGAGATCAAGCTTTCGGTCTGATAGGGGTGACAGAAGTAGAGGAAAACAGATTACTGTTTCCATCGGTAGTGTAAAAGCTTCGCCCCGGGAAAGTGAAAATCCTGAATGCGATTATTGTGGGAAAAGACATTTTG ATTGTTCGAAAACTCAGAGTAGTACACCTGCCACATCTCAGAGATCGGTATCGACTGCCAGAGGTAGAGGAATGCGCAGAGGAGGTTCTGTTTTGAGGAGAGGAAGAGCTGGTAGAGGTAGTGATTTAGCTACATAG